One region of Chryseobacterium muglaense genomic DNA includes:
- a CDS encoding carboxypeptidase-like regulatory domain-containing protein: MIKKLSLISLFTLLPASYYYAQTTVYAYVKGQDGKPVERAEVDLEQSVDDVTADKIGYFQFVDLKPGHYLITVTKPNFESKILEFDVTAGEKRKDLGVIVLNNSLGTDAGVVVIDDSATDTEDGGSSMQPTVGLLSSGRDAFQNVSAFELGAYWFRPRGVDNRFEDVMFNGVSMSKNDDGRIDFNNWGGLNDVTRYPYENVDNITPSEYAFGNLGGVAYYNTRASSYRKQTSLAYSFTNRSYLHRAMATYSSGMTKNGWAFTVSGSRRWGDNAIIDGVYQDAYAYFASVEKKFSERHSINFTGFGSPTYRASNSPNTQEVYDIMGKDYNSYWGWQDGEKRNSRIRKVFEPMFMLTDYLKIGKNSNWINTVSYQIGSDARSRLDWFHAADPNPTYYRKLPSYGLLTADEFRAQSQIDWNYLYNTNRLNLTNMDGSEKGASYSLVEDVNKDKTFNWASHFDTRLKENWKLNINFNFQNLNSDNFRRVKDLLGANYANNLNPFNNDARYNIDDENYKVREGDRTQYSYQLHKNHYTLNVSTEVDFNKFNIVASIFSSYSEAYRNGDYRSGIAEFANNSKGKSAVYDALDAGIKGKITYKINGKNFIVYNGAFFSLAPTFNELYINPRAVDYLTPGVKNQVINSNDLSYIMRGQVLKLRVSGYYTTISNSTEISRYYAASSSSTNSGTYNTLINEAMSGADKRYMGAELGFDVKITPTLNATGVASVGEYKFTNTPQVYSFDDQNGFKSYGAANIKDYKVAGTPQKAFSFGLKYNSSKYWWVGASANYLMDQYLDFSALNKTASLYTIPGTSDVLYDGVTPELIQQLTAQKKFDDQFMLNANAGKSFQFGKYRMGISVSVNNILNNRDYVTGGFEQGRFANFPQALEENNRGTPYFGPKLWYDRGRTFFTNVYLRF, encoded by the coding sequence ATGATTAAAAAACTATCCCTAATCTCTTTGTTTACACTCTTACCTGCATCTTATTACTATGCGCAAACTACTGTTTATGCATACGTTAAAGGTCAGGATGGTAAGCCGGTAGAGAGAGCAGAGGTTGATCTTGAACAATCTGTTGATGACGTAACTGCAGACAAAATCGGTTACTTCCAGTTTGTAGATTTAAAGCCGGGACATTATCTTATTACCGTTACAAAACCAAATTTTGAATCTAAAATTTTAGAGTTTGATGTAACAGCTGGTGAGAAAAGAAAAGACTTAGGTGTTATTGTACTAAACAACAGTTTGGGAACAGATGCCGGGGTTGTTGTGATTGATGATTCTGCAACCGATACTGAAGATGGAGGTTCTTCAATGCAGCCAACAGTAGGTCTTTTGAGTTCAGGTAGAGATGCTTTTCAAAATGTTTCTGCTTTTGAATTGGGAGCTTATTGGTTCAGACCAAGAGGAGTAGATAACCGTTTTGAGGATGTGATGTTCAATGGGGTTTCGATGTCTAAAAATGATGACGGAAGAATCGACTTTAACAATTGGGGCGGTTTGAATGACGTAACAAGATATCCTTATGAAAATGTGGATAATATTACACCTTCAGAATACGCTTTTGGTAACTTGGGAGGTGTAGCATATTATAATACAAGAGCTTCTTCTTACAGAAAACAAACCTCTTTAGCTTATTCATTCACAAACAGAAGTTATTTGCACAGAGCAATGGCAACTTATTCTTCAGGAATGACTAAAAATGGTTGGGCATTTACAGTTTCTGGAAGCAGAAGATGGGGTGATAATGCAATCATCGATGGAGTTTACCAGGATGCTTATGCTTATTTCGCATCAGTGGAGAAAAAATTCAGCGAAAGACACTCGATTAACTTCACTGGTTTTGGATCTCCAACTTACAGAGCTTCAAACTCACCAAACACTCAGGAGGTTTATGACATCATGGGTAAAGATTACAACTCATATTGGGGGTGGCAAGATGGTGAAAAGAGAAACTCAAGAATCAGAAAAGTATTCGAACCGATGTTTATGCTTACTGATTATTTGAAAATCGGTAAAAATTCAAACTGGATCAATACCGTTTCTTACCAAATCGGAAGCGATGCAAGAAGCAGACTAGACTGGTTCCACGCAGCAGATCCTAACCCTACTTATTATAGAAAACTACCTAGTTACGGTCTTTTAACTGCTGATGAATTCAGAGCTCAATCTCAAATCGATTGGAACTACTTATATAATACTAACCGTTTGAACCTTACCAATATGGATGGTTCTGAAAAAGGAGCCTCATATAGTTTGGTTGAAGATGTAAATAAAGATAAAACGTTCAACTGGGCATCTCATTTTGATACAAGATTAAAGGAAAACTGGAAGTTGAATATCAATTTTAATTTTCAAAATTTAAATTCGGATAACTTTAGAAGGGTCAAAGATTTATTAGGAGCTAATTATGCAAATAATCTTAATCCTTTTAATAATGATGCGCGTTATAATATCGATGATGAAAATTATAAAGTGAGAGAAGGAGATAGAACGCAGTATTCTTATCAACTTCATAAAAATCATTATACTTTAAATGTTTCTACAGAAGTTGATTTTAACAAATTTAATATTGTAGCCTCTATCTTCTCTTCATACTCTGAAGCTTATAGAAATGGTGATTACAGAAGTGGAATTGCTGAATTTGCAAATAATTCTAAAGGTAAAAGTGCTGTTTATGATGCTTTAGATGCCGGAATTAAAGGTAAAATTACGTATAAGATTAATGGTAAAAACTTTATCGTATACAACGGGGCTTTCTTTAGTTTAGCACCAACGTTTAACGAATTGTACATCAACCCAAGAGCGGTAGATTATTTAACTCCTGGAGTTAAAAATCAGGTGATTAACTCAAATGATTTGAGTTATATTATGAGAGGGCAAGTTTTAAAGTTAAGAGTGTCAGGTTACTATACAACAATTAGTAATTCGACAGAAATTTCAAGGTATTATGCGGCATCTTCTTCTTCTACAAATTCAGGAACATATAATACATTGATCAATGAAGCGATGAGTGGTGCTGATAAGAGATATATGGGTGCTGAATTAGGTTTTGATGTTAAAATTACGCCTACATTAAACGCAACTGGTGTTGCAAGTGTAGGTGAATATAAATTTACAAACACTCCACAGGTATATTCATTTGATGACCAAAACGGATTCAAAAGTTATGGGGCAGCAAATATCAAAGATTACAAAGTTGCGGGAACTCCACAAAAAGCATTTTCATTCGGTTTAAAATACAATTCATCTAAATACTGGTGGGTAGGTGCTTCTGCTAATTATTTAATGGATCAGTATTTGGATTTTTCGGCGCTTAATAAGACCGCATCTCTTTATACTATTCCTGGGACATCTGATGTATTGTATGATGGTGTTACTCCTGAGCTTATCCAGCAACTTACTGCACAGAAGAAATTCGATGACCAGTTTATGTTGAATGCTAATGCAGGTAAATCTTTCCAATTCGGAAAATACAGAATGGGAATCAGTGTTTCGGTAAATAATATTTTAAATAATAGAGACTACGTTACTGGAGGTTTTGAGCAAGGAAGATTTGCTAACTTCCCTCAAGCTCTGGAAGAAAACAACAGAGGGACACCTTATTTCGGACCAAAACTTTGGTACGACAGAGGAAGAACATTCTTTACTAATGTTTATTTAAGATTCTAA
- a CDS encoding M28 family peptidase, translating into MKKLTYLFVSLFSVSAFAQDVSEERVKTVMSTLASDEMKGREIGTPENDKAAEYIAQLFKENNLEYCTGKSYLVPFDYKGKTAYNVCGIKKGKSEKFIGFSGHFDHIGVSNKEGDNIYNGADDDASGITTLVGIADYFKNKKPDFSMVFMAFNGEEKGMLGSIAISEDKNLDPIYNNLSALFNFEMVATEAEFGKNTVFITGDEFSDLDELFNKNAVNGLKIHPDPYAKQQLFYRSDNVSFVKKKIIAHSISTADMSKITHYHQANDDMSIVNSENMTQIINNFAKTLEKLSPKNFNPKYNDKVNFN; encoded by the coding sequence ATGAAAAAACTAACTTATCTTTTCGTTTCACTTTTTTCTGTTTCGGCTTTTGCACAAGATGTTTCTGAAGAGAGAGTAAAAACCGTCATGTCAACGCTTGCTTCAGACGAAATGAAAGGCCGTGAAATCGGAACACCCGAAAACGATAAAGCAGCAGAATATATCGCTCAGCTTTTTAAAGAAAACAATTTGGAATATTGTACCGGAAAATCTTATCTCGTTCCATTTGATTATAAAGGAAAAACAGCTTACAATGTGTGTGGAATTAAAAAAGGAAAATCTGAGAAGTTTATAGGATTCTCTGGCCATTTTGACCATATCGGAGTAAGCAATAAAGAAGGTGATAATATTTACAACGGTGCCGATGACGACGCAAGCGGAATTACAACCTTGGTAGGCATCGCCGATTATTTCAAAAATAAAAAACCTGACTTCTCAATGGTTTTCATGGCTTTTAATGGAGAAGAAAAAGGAATGCTGGGTTCGATTGCTATTTCTGAGGATAAAAATTTAGACCCTATTTACAATAACCTTTCAGCATTATTTAATTTCGAGATGGTTGCAACAGAAGCCGAGTTTGGAAAAAATACAGTCTTTATTACCGGTGACGAGTTTTCTGACCTAGATGAATTGTTTAATAAAAATGCTGTGAATGGTTTGAAAATTCACCCCGACCCTTATGCTAAGCAACAATTGTTTTACAGATCAGACAATGTAAGTTTTGTAAAAAAGAAAATTATTGCACATTCTATTTCGACTGCAGACATGAGTAAAATCACTCATTATCATCAGGCAAATGACGACATGAGCATTGTAAATTCTGAAAACATGACGCAGATTATCAATAACTTTGCAAAAACTTTAGAAAAATTAAGCCCTAAAAATTTCAACCCGAAGTATAATGATAAAGTAAATTTCAATTAA
- a CDS encoding superoxide dismutase, whose protein sequence is MSFELPKLGYAYEALEPTIDAKTMEIHHSKHHQAYVDNLNKAIEGTDLEGLTIEEICRTAVEKPAVRNNGGGHFNHSLFWEILTPGGSKEPVGSVKAAIENYGGLEKFKNDFSDAAKTRFGSGWAWLVKNEDGSVSVTSTPNQDNPLMPVADAKGTPVLGLDVWEHAYYLNYQNRRPDYVSAFFDVVNWDKVEELFNK, encoded by the coding sequence ATGTCATTTGAATTACCAAAATTAGGATATGCTTACGAAGCTTTAGAGCCAACAATTGATGCAAAAACAATGGAAATCCACCATTCAAAACATCACCAAGCGTATGTTGACAACTTAAATAAAGCAATTGAAGGAACTGACCTTGAAGGATTAACTATTGAAGAAATCTGCAGAACAGCTGTTGAAAAACCAGCAGTAAGAAATAATGGTGGTGGTCACTTCAATCACTCTCTTTTTTGGGAAATATTAACTCCAGGTGGAAGTAAAGAGCCTGTAGGAAGCGTAAAAGCTGCTATCGAAAATTATGGTGGTCTTGAGAAATTTAAAAATGATTTTTCTGACGCTGCTAAAACAAGATTTGGTTCAGGATGGGCTTGGTTGGTAAAAAATGAAGACGGATCTGTTTCTGTAACGTCTACTCCAAACCAAGACAACCCATTAATGCCTGTTGCTGATGCAAAAGGAACTCCAGTTTTAGGATTGGATGTTTGGGAGCACGCTTATTACTTAAACTATCAAAACAGAAGACCTGATTATGTATCTGCGTTCTTCGATGTTGTAAACTGGGATAAAGTTGAAGAATTATTCAACAAATAA
- the rho gene encoding transcription termination factor Rho, translating into MFNIETLRSKSVTELTKILKDLGVKVARTSNENDKIFAILDFQASNPKVTKDYFNTTETPTAVTEEQPEEKVVTKPAPKKAAPKKAVKPKAEIATEPEETLPAKASEVIEIPEAPKAEEAPVEEVKAEAPKNTPEENPTSSNNRQKRKRVTPPASNSEIEVQGTIELPLNIDSQPSAPVQAKEERPKRPQQGQPQQNQKGQNHPQQNSGNSQNQNRNQNNNQNSNQNPNQNQNRQQQLHSERHEEQHEPKKEFSFDGMVSIEGVLEILPDNYGFLRSSDFSYISSPDDVYVSTAQIRNFGLKTGDTVRGIVRLPKEGEKYFSLLKPTEVNGRDLAYIKDRVSFEYLTPLFPEEKFNLSGDNSTMSTRIVDLFAPIGKGQRAMIVAQPKTGKTMLLKDIANSIAANHPEVYMMVLLIDERPEEVTDMERSVNAEVIASTFDEAADKHVKVANLVLAKAQRMVECGHDVVILLDSITRLARAYNTVTPASGKVLSGGVDANALHKPKRFFGAARKIENGGSLTIVATALIDTGSKMDEVIFEEFKGTGNMELQLDRKIANRRIYPAIDLISSSTRRDDLLLDEVTSQRMWIFRKYLSEMNPIEAMDFVSKNIRGTLNNEEFLMSMNR; encoded by the coding sequence ATGTTTAACATAGAAACGTTAAGGTCAAAATCTGTAACGGAATTGACTAAAATCTTAAAAGATTTGGGCGTTAAGGTTGCAAGAACCAGCAATGAAAATGATAAAATTTTTGCTATTCTAGATTTTCAAGCTTCCAACCCTAAAGTTACAAAAGATTACTTCAATACCACAGAAACACCAACTGCTGTTACAGAAGAGCAGCCAGAGGAAAAGGTGGTAACAAAACCAGCTCCTAAAAAAGCAGCTCCCAAAAAAGCTGTAAAACCTAAAGCGGAAATAGCTACGGAGCCAGAAGAAACTCTACCTGCAAAAGCATCGGAAGTTATTGAAATACCGGAAGCTCCTAAAGCTGAAGAAGCTCCTGTAGAAGAGGTGAAAGCTGAAGCTCCGAAAAATACTCCAGAAGAAAACCCTACTTCTTCCAACAACAGACAAAAAAGAAAAAGAGTTACGCCTCCTGCATCGAATAGTGAAATTGAAGTGCAAGGAACTATAGAACTTCCTTTAAATATAGATTCTCAGCCAAGTGCACCTGTACAAGCTAAAGAAGAAAGACCTAAAAGACCACAACAAGGTCAGCCTCAACAAAATCAAAAAGGTCAAAACCATCCACAACAAAACAGTGGAAATTCTCAAAATCAAAACAGAAATCAAAATAACAACCAGAATTCTAATCAGAATCCTAACCAAAATCAGAACAGACAGCAACAGCTGCATTCTGAGAGACATGAGGAGCAACATGAGCCGAAAAAAGAGTTCAGCTTCGACGGGATGGTTAGCATTGAAGGTGTTTTAGAGATTTTACCAGATAACTACGGATTTTTACGTTCATCAGACTTCTCTTATATTTCTTCACCTGATGATGTGTATGTTTCGACAGCACAAATCAGAAATTTTGGTTTAAAAACCGGAGATACCGTAAGAGGAATTGTAAGACTTCCGAAAGAAGGAGAAAAATATTTCTCATTACTTAAACCAACTGAGGTAAACGGTCGCGATTTAGCATATATTAAAGACCGTGTTTCTTTTGAATATCTTACACCATTATTCCCTGAAGAGAAATTTAACTTGTCTGGAGATAATTCTACGATGTCAACAAGAATCGTCGATTTATTTGCACCTATCGGAAAAGGGCAGAGAGCAATGATTGTTGCTCAGCCGAAAACCGGTAAAACGATGTTGTTGAAAGATATTGCCAATTCTATCGCAGCCAACCACCCCGAAGTTTATATGATGGTGCTTTTAATAGACGAACGTCCTGAAGAAGTTACCGATATGGAAAGAAGTGTAAATGCAGAGGTAATTGCTTCTACATTTGATGAAGCGGCTGATAAACACGTGAAAGTAGCTAATTTAGTTTTAGCAAAAGCTCAAAGAATGGTAGAGTGCGGTCATGATGTGGTGATTCTTTTAGATTCAATTACAAGATTGGCAAGAGCTTACAATACGGTAACTCCTGCGTCTGGAAAAGTGCTTTCCGGTGGTGTAGATGCGAATGCTTTGCATAAACCAAAAAGATTCTTCGGAGCTGCAAGAAAAATTGAAAACGGAGGGTCTCTAACCATAGTTGCAACCGCTTTAATTGATACAGGTTCTAAAATGGATGAAGTTATTTTTGAAGAATTCAAAGGTACCGGAAACATGGAGCTTCAGCTAGACAGAAAAATTGCCAACAGAAGAATTTATCCGGCAATCGATTTGATTTCTTCAAGTACAAGAAGAGACGATTTGTTGCTTGATGAGGTTACTTCGCAGAGAATGTGGATTTTCAGAAAGTATCTTTCAGAAATGAATCCTATCGAGGCCATGGACTTTGTCAGCAAAAACATTAGAGGAACTTTGAATAACGAAGAATTCTTGATGTCGATGAACAGATAA
- a CDS encoding DUF6146 family protein, producing the protein MKNLIIILFVVLIPLHSFAQNNPKNEKEDTAMKPSKNDDGEWDLIVMDTQFDYFMNAIAKPMNQYSEANLKSRNTILVNEWNSYFMSGRYRNIIESSIDYDPREKYGIKFEYKLYQVFAYVNWKYKLRMNGLSASDTFR; encoded by the coding sequence ATGAAAAATTTAATTATCATATTATTTGTAGTTCTTATTCCATTACATTCATTCGCCCAGAATAATCCTAAAAACGAAAAGGAAGATACTGCAATGAAACCATCAAAAAATGATGATGGAGAATGGGATCTGATTGTAATGGATACTCAGTTTGATTATTTTATGAATGCTATTGCAAAACCAATGAATCAATATTCTGAAGCCAATTTAAAAAGTAGAAATACAATATTAGTTAATGAGTGGAATTCTTATTTCATGTCGGGAAGATATCGTAATATCATTGAATCTTCAATAGATTATGACCCAAGAGAGAAATACGGAATTAAATTTGAGTACAAGCTGTATCAGGTTTTTGCTTATGTTAATTGGAAATATAAATTGAGAATGAATGGGTTGAGCGCAAGCGATACATTCAGATAA
- a CDS encoding DUF4293 domain-containing protein: MLQRIQTIWILLSVLAAVFLYITGQDVDVFGKTPIVSVASIVLVFVGALSLFSFKNRKRQILLNTISIIINALLIGVLVYWMQNLPGGIDFPEKGIEPVFPSIAVICLFLANLFIKKDERLVKSVDRLR, from the coding sequence ATGTTACAAAGAATACAAACTATTTGGATTTTGCTCTCGGTTTTAGCCGCAGTTTTCCTATATATTACAGGACAGGATGTAGATGTTTTCGGAAAAACTCCGATTGTAAGCGTTGCATCAATTGTTTTAGTTTTCGTAGGAGCATTGAGTTTATTCAGTTTTAAAAACAGAAAAAGACAAATCTTGCTGAATACTATCAGCATTATTATAAACGCTTTGTTGATTGGTGTATTGGTGTACTGGATGCAAAACTTACCCGGAGGAATAGATTTTCCTGAGAAGGGTATTGAGCCGGTTTTCCCATCGATTGCGGTAATCTGTTTGTTTTTGGCAAACTTATTTATCAAGAAAGATGAGAGGCTCGTAAAATCTGTAGACAGACTTCGATAA
- a CDS encoding DUF5689 domain-containing protein, translated as MKKINLIFSYIFALITVLIITGCVHDDKYDEPNLENYQCRTADYYTNPENKYVKWTLHDLKLKTLNEVITENAYVEGYVSSTDESGNIYKTIYIQDDPENPTEGLTISVDMVSTYTRFPQGYKVYIDLKGLAVTAYGSVKQLGQITPAGTRILEQEVPNHIFRDCNIRANIKPKVLTMAQFAANDALVGCLVQLDNVEFDERALCTNFAPNGETVDRTIGQGWISATQKYASTAIVRNSGYASFANQIVPAGQGKFVGILSRFNSIYQLYINKLTDLDMEGVGADGIDHHFPRVDGKTANPCNFSADGLTAKTVADVKQLAGNLAPNGLVQITGDFYLKAQIIADDATGNLFKYLYLEDATGGIKININRADLYFEKRFKLGKDLNVKLKGLYIRNVGGELQLGSNDSSSAVAYRIKDEEIYKYLFDSNALARAVVPTERTITQLTKADVGRWIKIKDLQFINNDLGRTYADGTAASNRTLEDCSGNKVTLRTSGRAIFGIKAASAIDVAGGKGDIYAVLSVFNDSYQLWIPQLTDIKFINPRCDGSVYTPLPVLYSDGFAAGGFSTDWTTVNVAGTQVWNTSNQGNGTNYYAVMSAPLGNVANEDWLISKSVSLVGKTKAAVNFISDVRYGGAALQVFATENYTGDPTTTTWVALPALLDTNNTAFGDWVSSGNVDLSAFLGKNVRIAFKYTSTPSAAATWEIDDFKIKGQ; from the coding sequence ATGAAAAAAATTAATTTAATTTTCTCCTATATTTTTGCTCTCATTACAGTCCTAATTATTACAGGTTGTGTACATGACGACAAATATGATGAACCAAATCTTGAGAATTACCAGTGTAGAACTGCTGATTATTATACAAATCCTGAAAATAAATATGTAAAATGGACTTTGCATGATTTGAAATTGAAGACTTTAAATGAAGTAATTACAGAGAACGCTTATGTTGAAGGATATGTGTCTTCTACAGACGAATCTGGGAATATCTATAAAACGATATATATTCAGGATGATCCGGAAAACCCTACGGAAGGTTTAACGATAAGCGTGGATATGGTAAGCACATATACGAGATTTCCGCAAGGATATAAAGTATATATTGATCTGAAAGGTCTTGCTGTTACAGCGTATGGTAGTGTAAAGCAATTGGGTCAAATCACTCCTGCTGGAACAAGAATATTGGAACAAGAAGTTCCAAACCACATTTTCAGAGATTGTAATATCAGAGCGAATATTAAACCTAAAGTTTTAACAATGGCTCAGTTCGCTGCAAATGATGCTCTTGTAGGATGTTTGGTACAACTTGATAATGTAGAATTTGACGAAAGAGCTTTATGTACCAACTTTGCTCCAAACGGAGAAACTGTTGATAGAACGATCGGTCAGGGTTGGATTAGTGCAACTCAAAAGTATGCATCAACGGCAATTGTAAGAAACAGTGGTTATGCATCTTTTGCAAACCAAATTGTTCCTGCGGGACAAGGTAAGTTTGTCGGAATTTTAAGTAGATTTAATTCTATTTATCAACTGTATATCAATAAGCTTACAGATCTGGATATGGAAGGTGTAGGTGCGGATGGTATTGATCATCACTTCCCACGTGTTGATGGTAAAACTGCAAATCCATGTAACTTCAGTGCAGATGGATTAACGGCTAAAACAGTTGCTGATGTTAAACAATTAGCAGGGAATTTAGCACCAAATGGGCTTGTTCAGATTACAGGAGATTTTTATCTTAAAGCGCAGATTATTGCGGATGACGCTACTGGAAACTTGTTCAAATATCTTTACTTGGAAGATGCTACTGGAGGTATTAAAATTAATATCAACAGAGCAGATCTATACTTCGAAAAAAGATTTAAACTAGGAAAAGATTTAAATGTTAAATTGAAAGGTTTATACATTAGAAATGTAGGCGGAGAACTTCAGTTAGGATCTAATGATTCTTCTTCTGCTGTTGCTTACAGAATTAAAGATGAAGAGATTTATAAATATCTATTTGATAGCAATGCTTTAGCAAGAGCGGTTGTTCCTACGGAAAGAACAATTACTCAGCTTACAAAAGCAGACGTAGGAAGATGGATTAAAATTAAAGATCTTCAGTTTATCAATAATGATTTAGGAAGAACATATGCTGATGGAACTGCAGCATCTAACAGAACATTAGAAGATTGTTCAGGAAACAAAGTAACCTTGAGAACAAGTGGACGTGCTATTTTTGGAATAAAGGCGGCCAGTGCTATTGATGTAGCCGGTGGTAAGGGTGATATTTATGCAGTTTTAAGTGTTTTCAATGACAGTTATCAGCTTTGGATTCCTCAGCTTACAGATATTAAATTTATCAATCCTAGATGTGATGGTTCAGTTTATACACCACTTCCTGTATTATACAGTGATGGTTTTGCTGCAGGTGGTTTCAGCACAGATTGGACGACTGTGAACGTTGCTGGTACTCAGGTTTGGAATACTTCAAATCAAGGTAACGGTACCAATTACTATGCAGTAATGAGCGCTCCATTAGGAAATGTTGCAAACGAAGACTGGTTGATTTCTAAATCAGTGAGTTTAGTAGGAAAAACTAAAGCGGCTGTAAACTTTATTAGTGACGTAAGGTACGGAGGTGCTGCTCTTCAGGTATTTGCTACAGAAAATTATACAGGAGATCCCACAACAACTACTTGGGTAGCTTTACCAGCATTATTAGATACGAATAATACTGCATTTGGTGACTGGGTAAGTTCAGGAAATGTAGACTTATCAGCATTCTTAGGGAAAAATGTGAGAATTGCATTTAAATATACTTCAACACCTTCTGCGGCAGCAACGTGGGAAATTGATGACTTCAAAATTAAAGGTCAGTAA
- a CDS encoding endonuclease/exonuclease/phosphatase family protein, whose protein sequence is MKKYFIIFAVLCFNFGFSQQKQVKRAAVAFLNVENLWDTIASADYIDGTLPFSNPKFHRSVPIDSLKFLETTEDYKGEWSNELLVGKKVIRHQILATDFTANSPKRWGTKYYNQKLANEAKVISELGRQYTNDNPAICGLIEVENRQVIEDLIKQPVLAKSNYGIVHYNSYDARGIDIAIIYQKNRFVVQNSYTKEIKVYNEDGRRQYTRDVLVAIGLLDGEKIAVFMNHWPSRSGGEAASQPRRNAAAAVLKAEMDKLSVDYPGIKLISMGDYNDDPVSPSLKKHLGAVEKPEDLSDKTPYYNLMYKLYKAGVASLAYRDAPNLFDQIIISQNLYSKEKLTPTYSVFKAEIYAPSYLVNKEGQWKGYPLRSWDGDRFTGGYSDHFPAVSVLQKEYIKK, encoded by the coding sequence ATGAAAAAATATTTTATCATTTTTGCGGTATTGTGTTTTAATTTTGGTTTTTCTCAGCAAAAACAAGTTAAAAGAGCAGCCGTAGCTTTCCTGAATGTAGAAAATCTTTGGGACACCATTGCGTCTGCTGATTATATTGATGGAACCCTTCCTTTTTCTAATCCTAAATTTCACAGAAGTGTACCAATCGATTCTCTAAAGTTTTTGGAAACGACTGAAGACTACAAAGGAGAATGGAGCAATGAGCTTTTGGTAGGAAAAAAAGTAATTCGTCACCAGATTTTAGCTACTGACTTCACAGCAAATAGCCCAAAAAGATGGGGAACGAAATATTACAATCAAAAATTAGCTAATGAAGCAAAGGTGATTTCTGAACTTGGAAGACAGTACACCAATGATAACCCTGCAATTTGTGGTTTAATTGAAGTAGAAAACAGACAGGTAATTGAAGATCTTATTAAGCAACCAGTTTTAGCCAAAAGCAATTATGGAATTGTACACTACAACTCTTATGACGCAAGAGGTATTGACATTGCAATTATTTATCAGAAAAACAGATTTGTAGTTCAAAATTCTTATACTAAAGAAATAAAAGTCTACAACGAAGATGGAAGAAGACAATATACAAGAGATGTTTTGGTAGCAATCGGTCTTTTGGATGGTGAAAAAATTGCAGTTTTCATGAATCACTGGCCTTCAAGAAGTGGTGGTGAAGCAGCTTCACAACCAAGAAGGAACGCAGCAGCAGCAGTTTTAAAAGCTGAAATGGATAAATTATCTGTAGATTACCCTGGAATTAAGCTCATTTCAATGGGAGATTACAACGACGATCCGGTAAGCCCAAGTTTGAAAAAGCATCTCGGTGCAGTAGAAAAACCTGAAGATTTATCTGATAAAACGCCTTACTATAATTTAATGTACAAATTATACAAAGCTGGTGTTGCTTCTTTAGCATACAGAGATGCTCCTAACTTATTTGATCAGATTATCATTTCTCAAAATTTATATTCTAAAGAAAAACTGACTCCTACTTACAGCGTTTTTAAAGCAGAAATTTATGCGCCTTCTTATTTAGTTAATAAAGAAGGGCAATGGAAAGGTTATCCGCTTCGTTCTTGGGACGGTGACCGATTCACCGGTGGTTACAGCGATCACTTCCCAGCTGTATCGGTTCTTCAGAAAGAATACATTAAAAAATAA